The DNA window GACGACGACCGGTATCTCTTTTCGGTGTACAAGATCGACGAACTGGGCGGAGGCATGTCCTTCAGCCTGAGCGTGGAGCCGAAGTAGCATGGCCCGCAAGCATATGACCTATCCATGGAGCGGCTGGCCGCCCGCCTCGCAGCAGCGGCTGTTCAAGTACGTCCTGCTTGGTGCGGCCGGGCTGGCCTTTGCGGTCTTCGTGGGCGCGTACCTGTTCACCGGCGTGCTGATCCAGCAGATCGAGGCTCAGAAGGCGCAATACGGCATGGTGGTGCCCCTGGTGCGGGATATAGCCACCCTGCGGGCAGGCCAGGGAGATCTGGTCCAGCTTTCGCCCGAGGAAGCGGTCCGGCGCGTCCTGGACGATCGGTCCCTGAACGACTACGTGCGCTCCATGCATCCCACGCTTGTGGCCGGGGACCAGGAAGGCGTGCAGATCACCCTGGGCGGACTGACCCTGATCATGCTCACGGATTTTCTCCAGGACGTGCGCGACCGGGCCAGCCTCCAGGCTCCGGAGTTCGTCCTGACCCGCAACCCCGAGGAGCCCCGCCTGGCGGACGTGCACCTCGTACTGGCGAGGTAGGCCGTGGGCTCCCGTTCCAAGCCCTCGTCCCTGTCCGGCCGCATCCTGGCCCGGCTGGTGCTGATGACCTTCGGCCTGGCCATCGGCGTGGTCCTGTTCACGCCGTGGAACAAGATATGGGCTTCGGCCCTGACCCGGCTGGATGAGAACCTGGTCGGCGCTGGGCTGGCCTGGAGTTCCATCGACCGCGACGGGCCTCTGGGCTTCCGGTTGAACGACCTCAAGATCTCCGTGGCGCAAACGCCGGGACGGCTGCACTTCAAGCATGCCTACGTGACCATGGGCTTCGCCCCCTTGGCCACGGTCCGGCTGGACACGGGCGGCCCGCAATGTCGCCTGGAGCTTTTTTCCAACGGGGTGTTCGACTTCGAGGGCGACATGAACCTGACCTACCTGCTGGGCGACAGCGACCTCAAGGGCGAGCTGCATGCCTCGGGAAGCCTGTTCTTGCCCGACGGGGCGCGGCTGCCCAAGAACGGCTGGGTGGACGTGCGTTCGTCCCAATTAATCCTGCCCGGGGAAAAGGTCGTCGAGGACCTGGCCTTCACCGCCGAGATCGAGAATGAGCACATGGCCGTGCGCGACTTTTCCATGCGTCTGCCCTTGAATTACAAGTCCACGGGCGTGGCGGTCATCGACCCGGACAATCTCTTCCGCACGCGGTTCGACCTTAAGGGCGACATGACCGTGGGCCGGACGGTCTTTCCCTACGAGATGCACGGCACCCTGGCCGACGCCGTCTGGTAGGCGTCCGTTCCTCCGAAGACCGAAAAATCGTCGAACGCCGCCATGAAGATCGCCATTATCCACGAAAGCGCCGAAATCCTGCTTGCCGAATACGGGTCGCTGCTGTCGTCCCTGGCGGGCATGGGGCATGCGGTCAACGCGCTGGCCCCGGGCAGCGGGCCGGACACGGCGGCCGGGTTCGAGGCCCTCGATGTGGAATACGCCATGTATCCGCTCGCACCGCGCAGCCTGGCTCCTGTCGGGGATATGGGCACGCTGCTGCATCTCAAGCAGGTCCTGTACCGCGTCCGACCCGGCCTGATCCTGTCCGTGGGGTCCAAGCCGGTGGTCTATGGCTCCCTGGCCGCGCGCATGGCCTGGGTGGGTGAGGAAAAGAAGGTCTTCGCCCTGGTGGACGGGCCGGGCTTCGCTTTTGAGGGAACCGGGCTCACAGGACGGCTGCTGGCCGGTCTGGCCAAGCCCATGTTCCGGGCCGCGTTCAAGTCCTGCGATGCCGTCTGCTTCCGTTCGACCGGGGTCGAGAGCTTCTTCCGCGAGCTCGGCGTGCTCGGGCCCGGGACCGGGACCGAAGTGCTCGACCGGGCCGCCCCCGGGATGCGGGATCGGGCGCTCCTCGCCTTTATGGGCATGATTACTGCCGATTGATCCTACAATCGGGTTGGCAGCACCTCGCTCCATGGTGTACGTTCAAAGTACGTTCCTGCTTGAAAGGCGGGTTTTGAATACGAAATACCAAGGAGTGGGCGTATGAATATCTCTCGAATTCTTCTCCCTGTTGACGGGTCCAGGCTGTCCGATGCGGCGGCCGACATGGCCATTGATCTGGCCGGAAGCGAAGGGACCGTCATTCTGTTGACCGTGCGCCGGACCGTGCCCACCGCGCTGGGCCAGCCCAATGCGGGCGAACTGCTCGAATACCTGAACAGGAACGCCGAGGAGATCATGACCCATTATCGGACCAAGCTGGCCAACGCCAAGGTGGACTTCCAGGAACTGGTCGTCGGTGGCGACGTGGCCGAGGTCATCGGCAGCGTCGCCGACAACGAGAAGTGCGACCTGATCATCATGGGCTCCAAGGGCAAGTCCGACCTGGAGGGGTTGTTCCTCGGCTCGGTCACCCACAAGGTCCTTCAGACCACGTCCAAGCCCGTGCTGGTGGTGAAGTAGCCCCTCGGGGCCTTCGCCGTATTCGGCCGACCGGAAGTCATGCCGTTTATGGATGCCCAGCCGCCTTTCCCGGCCCGTAACCCGGTCCGGTCTCTGGTCTGGTGCCTGCTGGTCCTGGCCTTCACCGTCTGCCCGGCCCTGGCCCAGGAACGTGTGGTCGTGGTCTCGGACGGCTGGATGCCCTACAACGGTACACCGGGTTCGGATCGGGAGGGCTATGCCGTGGAGGTCCTGCGCGCCGTGTTCAAGCGTCGTGGGGTCGCCGTGGAATACCGCCAGGTGCCGTGGAAGCGGGCGGTACGCGACGTGCGTTCGGGCCGGGCCGATATCCTCATAGGCGTGAACCCGGACGAGTTGCCGGACTTCGTCTATCCCCGGACTTCCCTGGGCCGTAGCGAACTGTGCTTCTTCACCGCGGACGGCGACTGGCAATTTTCCGGTCCGGAGTCCCTGGTGGGCCGGGTCACCGGATACGTCCAGGGCCATAATTATCCCCAGTGGTTTTCGGACGCTATCAAGCTCCATCCCGAACGGTTCCACGCCCTGCACGGCCAGGACGCCTTCGTGCGCATGCTGGCCATGCTCGCCGAGGGGCGGGTCCAGGCCATCCCCGGCAGTCGGGCCGTGGTGGACTACTATGTCGATCAGGCGGACCTCGGGGGGCGCATCTTTCTGGCCGGGTGCAGCGAGGCGGATGCCCGCGAACTGTTTTTCGGCCTGTCGCCCGCCAACATGGCCAGATCCCGGCTGCTGGCCGACATCTTGGATCAGGGATTGTATACTCTGCGCAATACCGGCCAGCTCAACCACCTGCTGATCAAATACGGCCTCAAGGACTGGATCGAGCTCCATTAAGGCCGTCCGGCCCCGGGTCCACTCGGGAAAGGCGGGTTGCCCCATCCCGCGCGAGCCGTCTGCCCACTGGTGTTTGTTGCAGTTTCGCGCGCGCAAATTTCGGGACATTTCTGTTGATACCGCCCCTGGAAAGCGGGTAGACATCTAGGCATATTATCGCGCACAAGCACCGGCATGGCCGTTTCGGCCCGAGGCCGCGCCCCAGAGGCAGGCGGCCCGTTGCTCCAACATCCAAACCGGAGGAGTTTTCATGAGTATCCCTGTTTTCAACTGCAAGAACGCGGACGATGTGATGAAGGCGGTCAAGGACTATGAGGTCAGCTTCATCCAATACTGGTTCGTGGACATCCTCGGCACCCTGAAGAGCTTCCAGATCACCCCCAACGAGCTGGAAGCGTCCTTTGAGGAAGGCATGGGCTTCGACGGTTCGTCCATCCTCGGCTTCTGCCGCATCGACGAATCCGACATGGTGGCCATGCCCGACCCGACCACCTTCCAGATCTGCTCCTGGCGTCCCGCCGAAAAACCCGTGGCCCGCATGTTCTGCGACGTGGTCAACCCGGACGGCACCCCGTTCGAGGCCGACTCCCGCTACGTGCTCAAGAAGGTCATGGCCCAGGCCGCCGAGAAGGGCTACACCTTCTACGTGGGCCCCGAGCTTGAATTTTTCCTCTTCGCCGATGATCAGGACACCGAGACCCTGGACGCGGGCGGCTACTTCGACGCCCCGCCGCTCGATCTCGGCAACAACATCCGCCGCGACATCATCTTCGCCCTGGACGCCATGGGCATCCAGGTGGAGTATTCCCACCATGAGGTCGCTCCGTCCCAGCACGAGATCGACCTGCGCTACCAGGAAGGCATGAAAATGGCCGACACGGCCATGACCTACCGTGTGGTGGTCAAGGAGACCGCCCGCAAGTTCGGCTGCTACGCCACCTTCATGCCCAAGCCCATCTTCGGTGAGAACGGCTCCGGCATGCACGTCCACCAGTCGCTCTTCAAGAACGGCCGCAACGTTTTCTACGACGCCAACGACGAGTATCACCTGTCCAGCGAGGGCAAGGCCTACATCGCGGGCATCCTCAAACACGCCCCCGAGTTCGTCTGCGTGACCAACCAGTGGGTCAATTCCTACAAGCGACTCGTGCCCGGCTACGAGGCCCCCGTGTACATGGCCTGGGCGCGGCGCAACCGTTCGGCCCTGGTCCGCGTGCCCATGTACAAGCCCGGCAAGGAGAACGCCACCCGCATGGAACTGCGTTGCCCGGACCCGGCGGCCAACCCGTACCTGTGCTTCGCGGTGCAGCTCGCCTCGGGCCTCAAGGGCATCGAGGAGAATTACACCCTGGCCGATCCGGTTGAAGAGGACATCTTCGCCATGAACGACCGCCAGCTCAAGCGCAACAAGATCAAGGCGTTGCCTGGTTCCCTGTACGAGGCGGCCCTGAACCTGCAACGGTCCACCTTCATGAAGGAGGTCCTGGGCGACCACCTGCACACCGCCCTGGTCGAAAACAAGATCGCCGAGTGGGACGAGTACCGCACCCAGGTCACGGAATACGAACTGGACAAGTACCTGCCCATTCTGTAGGGCGCGCAAACGACAACAAAAAAGGGGACGCTGCTGAGGCAGCGCCCCCTTTTTTGTTGTCGTTTGCGCACAGGGGGGCGGCGGCTTGCGGGCGCGGAGAGCCGCTGTTTGGGTGCTGGCGCACCCGAAGACGCTCCAGGGAAGAGGGAAGGATTCTCGCTCTCGTCCGTCCCTGCCCCAGGCGCACAAAAAGTTTGGCAAGGGGGGCCAGGGGGAAACCTTTTTCAAAAATTTCCCTCCTGGCCGCCGGAGGCATTCTTCCTTCCCGGTCAAGCTGCTTTTTTATGCTTATCGGGCGTTTTGGGGCGCCATTCTTCGACAAAACGGGGTGTTGGCGAAAACCGGGGGTATGCTGATTTGGATTGCCGGGGACGGGCCTCGGGAACGAAACCAACGGAGATACCATGAGCATACCTTATACCCTTGAATTGAGGCGTGCCCCGGACGGGCGCATTGCGGAAAAAATCGAGACCGTCCAAGGACGCAAGTCCACCTGGACCTATGCGTATGACGACGGCGGGCGACTGGCCGAGGCCAAGCTGGACGGGCGGTTGATCTGCCAATGCTGGTACGACCGCGAGGGCCGCCGGATGCGGGACTATCTGCCCTCCACGGCCGGGGCCAACTACCGCGAGTATCAGTATACCCCGGACAACCGGCTGATGCGCGCCGGGTCCGGGCAATACTCCCATGACGAGCGCGGCTTCCGCTCCATCTGGTCGGACAAGGGCGTGTACACCCTGTACGAGTACGCGCCGGACTATCGGCTGCTCAAGGCCGAGGAAGAGGGCCGGGACAGGGCCTTCACCTTCGCCCACGACGAGGACGGATGGCGCGCGGCCAAGTACCTGAACGGGCAGTTGGTCGAGGCCTACCGGTAGCTCGACTTCACCAGACTGGCCGCGTTTCGCGACGGACGGCACACCTATGAGTTCGCCTACCGCGCCGGCGAGCGCACGCCCTACGCCGTGCGTTGCGACGACGGGACCGTGGCCGGGCTGTTCTACGACCAGGTCGGCTCCCTGCGCGTGGTTGCCGATATGGAAGACAACGTGATAAAGGAGGTTCTGTACGACCCGTTCGGCGGAATCATTGAGGACACCAATCCGAACCTGCGCCTGCCCCTTGGCTTCGCGGG is part of the Desulfovibrio sp. Huiquan2017 genome and encodes:
- a CDS encoding transporter substrate-binding domain-containing protein, whose protein sequence is MPFMDAQPPFPARNPVRSLVWCLLVLAFTVCPALAQERVVVVSDGWMPYNGTPGSDREGYAVEVLRAVFKRRGVAVEYRQVPWKRAVRDVRSGRADILIGVNPDELPDFVYPRTSLGRSELCFFTADGDWQFSGPESLVGRVTGYVQGHNYPQWFSDAIKLHPERFHALHGQDAFVRMLAMLAEGRVQAIPGSRAVVDYYVDQADLGGRIFLAGCSEADARELFFGLSPANMARSRLLADILDQGLYTLRNTGQLNHLLIKYGLKDWIELH
- a CDS encoding glutamine synthetase family protein, with protein sequence MSIPVFNCKNADDVMKAVKDYEVSFIQYWFVDILGTLKSFQITPNELEASFEEGMGFDGSSILGFCRIDESDMVAMPDPTTFQICSWRPAEKPVARMFCDVVNPDGTPFEADSRYVLKKVMAQAAEKGYTFYVGPELEFFLFADDQDTETLDAGGYFDAPPLDLGNNIRRDIIFALDAMGIQVEYSHHEVAPSQHEIDLRYQEGMKMADTAMTYRVVVKETARKFGCYATFMPKPIFGENGSGMHVHQSLFKNGRNVFYDANDEYHLSSEGKAYIAGILKHAPEFVCVTNQWVNSYKRLVPGYEAPVYMAWARRNRSALVRVPMYKPGKENATRMELRCPDPAANPYLCFAVQLASGLKGIEENYTLADPVEEDIFAMNDRQLKRNKIKALPGSLYEAALNLQRSTFMKEVLGDHLHTALVENKIAEWDEYRTQVTEYELDKYLPIL
- a CDS encoding universal stress protein, yielding MNISRILLPVDGSRLSDAAADMAIDLAGSEGTVILLTVRRTVPTALGQPNAGELLEYLNRNAEEIMTHYRTKLANAKVDFQELVVGGDVAEVIGSVADNEKCDLIIMGSKGKSDLEGLFLGSVTHKVLQTTSKPVLVVK
- a CDS encoding glycosyltransferase → MKIAIIHESAEILLAEYGSLLSSLAGMGHAVNALAPGSGPDTAAGFEALDVEYAMYPLAPRSLAPVGDMGTLLHLKQVLYRVRPGLILSVGSKPVVYGSLAARMAWVGEEKKVFALVDGPGFAFEGTGLTGRLLAGLAKPMFRAAFKSCDAVCFRSTGVESFFRELGVLGPGTGTEVLDRAAPGMRDRALLAFMGMITAD